The genomic region attctttccggaTGCTCTGTGGAAAACCTCGAGTCTGTTTGTGACATCATTACATTCATgccaaacataacaatgggcaAGAAGTTGGTATGATGGCGAAAACAGGCTGTCACCCAGGCTAGTCAGCCCCAGATTACTGTCTTGCTTTCTATCTTTGTCTTTTGTATACAgtgcccagtggttagagtgtagaggaggtaggtagtctagtggttagagtgtagaggtggtaggtagtctagtggttagagtgtagaggaggcaggtagcctagtggttagagtgtagaggaggcaggtagcctagtggttagggtgtagaggtggcaggtagcctagtggttagagtgtagaggaggcaggtagcctagtggttagagtgtagaggaggcaggtagcctagtggttagagtgtagaggaggcaggtagcctagtggttagagtgtagaggaggcaggtagcctagtggttagagtgtagaggaggcaggtagcctagtggttagagcgttgggccagtaacccgaaaggttgcaagatcggatccccgagctgacaaggtctttctgcccctgaacaaggcagttaaccccactgttcctagggccgtcgttgaaaataagaatgtgttcttaactgacttgcctggttaaataaaggttacataaaggttaaataaataaaaatgcttcaccgtagggatggtgccaggttcccagtgcatttctaaaaaccagtttttggctattgtgatgtcattatgggctattgtgatgtcattatgggctattgtgatgtcattatgggctattgtgatgtcattatgggctattgtgatgtcattatgggctattgtgtatagattgatgaggggggggacgGACGATTTAAATAATTTTAGAAtgctgtaacaaaatatggaaaaagtccaaaggggtctgaatactttccgaatgcacgttGTCTCCCAGGAGATGGAGATTAAGAAGATGGCGAAGACGGGGAACAAGGAGGCGTGTACCATCCTGGCCAAACAGCTGGTTCAGCTGAGGAGACAGAAGAACAGAAGCTACGCCGTCGGTTCAAAGGTCACCTCCATGTCGTCTCAGACCAAACTCATGAACTCCCAGATGAAGATGGCAGGGGCCATGGCTACCACGACCAAAGTACGTGTGGATCGGTGGGCTGCTTCTTTCCACAGGGGGGTGTGATGTACCTAGTGTGGATCAGTGGGCTTCTTCCCACAGGGGGGTGTGATGTACCTAGTGTGGATCAGTTGGCTTCTTTCCACAGGGGGGTGTGATGTACCTAGTGTGGATCAGTTGGCTTCTTTCCACAGGGGGGGGGTGATGTACCTAGTGTGGGTCAGTGGGCTTCTTCTtcccacaggggggggggggggggggtgatgtacCTAGTGTGGGTCAGTGTGCTGCTTCTTCCCACAGGGGGGTGTGATGTACCTAGTGTAGACACCTTGGACAGcgttctgtctgtctttcctgtctgtctgtgtctctgtctctcctgtcagtctgtctgtgtctcttgtctgtctatgtctctgtctctcctgtcagtctgtctgtgtctcttgtctgtctgtgtgtctctctgtgtctgtctgtgtctcttgtctgtctctgtgtgtgctgtATTTTAATGGGTGTTTTCTGCCTTTTGCAAAGTGTAACCAGCccatgtgactctctctcctctcccgtctcaGACTATGCAGGCTGTCAATAAGAAGATGGACCCTCAGAAGATGCAACAGACCATGCAGAACTTCCAGAAGGAGAACATGAAGATGGAGATGTCAGAGGAGCTGAGTAAGACTGGATCTATATTACACATTCTATGTTCTTGTCCTCATGATGATAAGACTGGATCTATTTTACACATTCTATGTTGTCCTCATGATGATAAGACTGGATCTATATTACACATTCTATGTTGTCCTCATGGTGATAAGACTGGATCTATACTACACATTCTATGTTGTCCTCATGATGATAAGACTGGATCTATACTACACATTCTATGTTGTCCTCATGATGATAAGACTGGATCTATTTTACACATTCTATGTTGTCCTCATGATGATAAGACTGGATCTATACTACACATTCTATGTTGTCCTCATGGTGATAAGACTGCTAACGTAGcataatatatatctatatagtgtactacatgCTATTAatacctatatagtgtactacatgCTATTAatacctatatagtgtactacatgCTATTAatacctatatagtgtactacatgCTATTAatacctatatagtgtactacatgCTATTAATACCTATATAGCGTACTACATGCTATTAATACCTATATAGCGTACTACATGCTATTAATACCTATATAGCGTACTACATGCTATTAatacctatatagtgtactacatgCTATTAatacctatatagtgtactacatgCTATTAatacctatatagtgtactacatgCTATTAatacctatatagtgtactacatgCTATTAatacctatatagtgtactacatactattaatacctatatagtgtactacatgCAATAATAGTATTTCCATTAACAGCTGTGCCTTATGTTAATTAGAGGGAtttctttctttccttaatgcatttgagccaatcagttgtgttgtgacaaggtaggggtggtatacagaagatcaccctatttggtaaaagaccaagtccatattatggcaagaacagctcaaataagcagagagaaatgacagtccatcattactataagacatgaaggtcagtccatcattactttaagacatgaaggtcagtccatcattactttaagacatgaaggtcagtcaatacggaacatttcaacaactttgaaagtttcttcaagtgtagtcgcaaaaaccatcaagcactatgatgaaactgtctctcatgaggaccggcacaggaaaggaagacccagagttacctctgctgcagagggtaagttcattagagttaccattagagttaccagcctcagaaattgcagcccaaataaatgcttcacagagttcaagtaacagacacatctcaacatcaactgttcagaggagactgtgtgaatcagaccttcatggtcgaattgctgcaaagaaaccactaccaaaggacaccaataataagaagagacttgattggaccaaaaaacacgagcaatggacattagactggtgaagAATGTTGGTTCCAACCGCGGTGTCttttgagatgcagagtaggtgaacggatgacctccccatttgtggttcccacgttgaagcatggaggaggaggtgtgggggtgctttgctggtgtctgtgatttgatttagaatttaaAGCACGCTTAACCAACATCGCcctacacaatcacccgacctcaacccaatttgagatggtttgggatgagttggaccgcagagtgaaaagcagccaacaagtgctcagcatatgtgggaactccttcaagactgttggaaaagcattccaggtgaagctggttgagagaatgccaagagtgtataaggctgtcatcaaggcaatgggtgaagaatctcaaatatattttgatttgtttaacactttttttttggttactacgtgatatttcatagttttgatgtcttaactattattctacaatgtagaaaataaaatcaaaatatagaaaaacccttgaatgagtaggtgttctaaaacttttgactggtagtgtgtgtatgtgtgcatgtgcgtgtgtgtgtgtgcatgtgcgtgtgtgtgtgtgtgtgtgtggaggtgtgtgtgtgtgtgtgtggaggtgtgtgtgtgtgtgtgtgtgttttttaataggagtcatctctctgtccccttctctcaGTTAACGACACGCTGGATGAGATCTTTGACGAGTCTGGAGACGAGGAGGAGTCTGATAGCATTGTTAACCAGGTTCTGGACGAGATCGGCATCGAGATATCAGGAAAGGTGAGACGTTGGTGTTTTTATTGTTCTCGATGATGTACCTGATTTTTAATAAAGCCAGAATAAATCCAGAGACTAAACCCTGAACGAGATCCTTGGGGCTGGTTTCCCAGATGTAGATCTGAAATAGAACCAGGGTTCGTCAGTGTCCGTGAAACTGGACCTGTATCTAGCATTATAAACTGTCTGGTTccagtcctgaatgctgattggctgacaaggGTCCTACTGGGTTTCGGGTCCTACTGGGTTTCGGGTCCCACTGGGTTAGGGTCCCTCTGGGTTAGGGTCCCACTGGCTTAGGGTTCCAGTGGGTTAGGGTCCAACTGGGTTAGGGTCCTACTGGGGATGTCATTCTGCAGCTCTATGGAAATACTCTGTAAAGTAAGTTAGCCTTGTCTGAGCCAGAatggcccatagggcaggagctgaatctcctgtttctgtagtgagacagcttgatgtaccaggacaccccctggacaggacactagtctatctcctgtttctgtagtgagacagcttgatgtacagtacaccccctggacaggacactagtctatctcctgtttctgtagtgaggcagcttgatgtaccaggacactagtctgtctcctgtttctgtagtgagacagcttgatgtaccagtacaccccctggacaggacactagtctatctcctgtagtgagacagcttgatgtacagtacaccccctggacaggacactagtctgtctcctgtttctgtagtgagacagcatgatgtaccaggacacctcctggacagaacactagtctgtctcctgtttctgtagagagacagcttgatgtaccaggacaccccctggacaggacactagtctatctcctgtttctgtagtgagacagcttgatgtacaggacaccccctggacaggacactagtctatctcctgtttctgtagtgagacagcttgatgtaccaggacaccccctggacaggacactagtctatctcctgtttctgtagtgagacagcttgatgtacaggacaccccctggacaggacactagtctatctcctgtttctgtagtgagacagcttgatgtaccaggacaccccctggacaggacactagtctatctcctgtttctgtagtgagacagcttgatgtaccaggacaccccctggacaggacactagtctatctcctgtttctgtagtggaacagcttgatgtacaggaccccctggacaggacactagtctatctcctgtttctgtagtgagacagcttgatgtacagtacaccccctggacaggacactagtctatctcctgtttctgtagtgagacagcttgatgtacaggacaccccctggacaggacactccctggacaggacactagtctatctcctgttactgtagtgagacagcttgatgtacaggacaccccctggacaggacactagtctatctcctgtagtgagacagcttgatgtacagtacaccccctggacaggacactagtctgtctcctgtttctgtagtgagacagcttgatgtacagtacaccccctggacaggacactagtctatctcctgtttctgtagtgaggcagcttgatgtaccaggacactagtctgtctcctgtttctgtagtgagacagcttgatgtaccagtacaccccctggacaggacactagtctatctcctgttactgtagtgagacagcttgatgtacaggacaccccctggacaggacactagtctatctcctgtagtgagacagcttgatgtacagtacaccccctggacaggacactagtctgtctcctgtttctgtagtgagacagcatgatgtaccaggacacctcctggacagaacactagtctgtctcctgtttctgtagagagacagcttgatgtaccaggacaccccctggacaggacactagtctatctcctgtttctgtagtgagacagcttgatgtacaggacaccccctggacaggacactagtctatctcctgtttctgtagtgagacagcttgatgtaccaggacaccccctggacaggacactagtctatctcctgtttctgtagtgagacagcttgatgtaccaggacactagtctatctcctgtttctgtagtgagacagcttgatgtacaggacaccccctggacaggacactccctggacaggacactagtctatctcctgtttctgtagtgagacagcttgatgtacaggacaccccctggacaggacactagtctatctcctgtttctgtagtgagacagcttgatgtacagtacaccccctggacaggacactagtctatctcctgtttctgtagtgaggcagcttgatgtaccaggacactagtctgtctgtctcctgtttctgtagtgagacagcttgatgtacagtacaccccctggacaggacactagtctatctcctgtttctgtagtgagacagcttgatgtacagtacaccccctggacaggacactagtctatctcctgtttctgtagtgagacagcttgatgtacaggacaccccctggacaggacactagtctatctcctgtagtgagacagcttgatgtacagtacaccccctggacaggacactagtctatctcctgtttctgtagtgagacagcttgatgtacaggacaccccctggacaggacactccttggacaggacactagtctatctcctgttactgtagtgagacagcttgatgtacaggacaccccctggacaggacactagtctatctcctgtagtgagacagcttgatgtacagtacaccccctggacaggacactagtctgtctcctgtttctgtagtgagacagcatgatgtaccaggacacctcctggacagaacactagtctgtctcctgtttctgtagagagacagcttgatgtaccaggacaccccctggacaggacactagtctatctcctgtttctgtagtgagacagactagtgtcctggtacatcaagctatctcctgtttctgtagtgagacagcttgatgtacaggacaccccctggacaggacactagtctatctcctgtttctgtagtgagacagcttgatgtacaggacaccccctggacaggacactagtctatctcctgtttctgtagtgagacagcttgatgtacagtacaccccctggacaggacactagtctatctcctgtttctgtagtgaggcagcttgatgtaccaggacactagtctgtctcctgtttctgtagtgagacagcttgatgtacagtacaccccctggacaggacactagtctatctcctgtttctgtagtgagacagcgtgatgtacaggacaccccctggacaggacactagtctgtctcctgtttctgtagtgagacagcttgatgtacaggacaccccctggacaggacactagtctatctcctgtttctgtagtgagacagcttgatgtacagtacactagtctatctcctgtttctgtagtgagacagcttgatgtacagtacaccccctggacaggacactagtctgtctcctgtttctgatgtaccagtacaccccctggacaggacactagtctgtctcctgtttctgtagtgagacagcttgatgtacagtacaccccctggacaggacactagtctatctcctgtttctgtagtgagacagcgtgatgtacaggacacccctggacaggacactagtctatctcctgtttctgtagtgagacagcttgatgtacaggacaccccctggacaggacactagtctatctcctgtttctgtagtgagacagcttgatgtacagtacaccccctggacaggacactagtctatctcctgtttctgtagtgagacagcttgatgtacaggacaccccctggacaggacactccctggacaggacactagtctatctcctgttactgtagtgagacaccttgatgtacaggacaccccctggacaggacactagtctgtctcctgtttctgtagtgagacagcttgatgtacagtacaccccctggacaggacactagtctgtctcctgtttctgtagtgagacagcttgatgtacagtacaccccctggacaggacactagtctatctcctgtttctg from Oncorhynchus clarkii lewisi isolate Uvic-CL-2024 unplaced genomic scaffold, UVic_Ocla_1.0 unplaced_contig_5423_pilon_pilon, whole genome shotgun sequence harbors:
- the LOC139393716 gene encoding charged multivesicular body protein 2b-like, which encodes MAGFFKKKTVDDVIKEQTKELRGTQRQITRDRSSLEKQEKQLEMEIKKMAKTGNKEACTILAKQLVQLRRQKNRSYAVGSKVTSMSSQTKLMNSQMKMAGAMATTTKTMQAVNKKMDPQKMQQTMQNFQKENMKMEMSEELINDTLDEIFDESGDEEESDSIVNQVLDEIGIEISGKMVNAPSTSRNNPTSSATKSDGISDEDIERQLKALGVD